The following proteins are co-located in the Vigna angularis cultivar LongXiaoDou No.4 chromosome 2, ASM1680809v1, whole genome shotgun sequence genome:
- the LOC108328522 gene encoding uncharacterized protein LOC108328522, which yields MNPKSPMQLLLILLLALSFVMSSAAVQTRRFLPNKENLSAQISSDKGVEELRSGEDLFDLAEEFMERRIDFENNDYPGTGANNRHDPKTPGTP from the exons atgAACCCCAAATCTCCTATGCAATTGCTCCTTATCCTTCTTCTGGCCCTTTCTTTTGTTATGTCTTCTGCTGCTGTGCAAACCA GAAGGTTTTTGCCAAACAAAGAAAATCTCTCAGCCCAAATTTCATCAGATAAG GGTGTTGAGGAATTGAGAAGTGGAGAAGATTTGTTTGATCTAGCAGAAGAGTTTATGGAGAGAAGgattgattttgaaaataatgatTATCCAGGGACTGGAGCAAACAACAGGCATGATCCAAAGACACCAGGAACACCTTGA